A genomic window from Candidatus Angelobacter sp. includes:
- a CDS encoding tryptophan synthase subunit beta (catalyzes the formation of L-tryptophan from L-serine and 1-(indol-3-yl)glycerol 3-phosphate) yields the protein MNAVASQNLPDLEGHFGPYGGRFVPETLMHALRELEDEYHRAQKDPEFQREFEYYLKEFCGRPTPLYF from the coding sequence ATGAACGCAGTTGCCAGTCAAAACCTTCCTGATCTCGAGGGTCACTTCGGTCCGTATGGCGGGCGTTTTGTGCCCGAAACGTTGATGCATGCGTTGCGGGAGTTGGAGGACGAGTATCACCGCGCGCAGAAAGATCCTGAGTTCCAGCGCGAGTTCGAGTACTACCTGAAGGAATTTTGCGGCCGGCCGACGCCGCTTTACTTTG
- a CDS encoding phosphoribosylanthranilate isomerase, which translates to MSVRVKICGITSLDDALAAVDAGADALGFMFYEKSPRSVSLETAREIARQLPPFVAKVGVFVDAAEEVVRKHVAGCGLDTLQFHGDEPPEFCGKFSPLKVYKAFRIQNPDSLRMLPAYRTDAWLLDGYVPDKLGGSGATFNWGLAVEAKKLGRPIILAGGLTPENVADAVRKAQPYAVDVSSGVESSPGKKDPSKMWKFVAAAKAAAEQVEK; encoded by the coding sequence GAGCGTGCGGGTGAAAATCTGCGGGATTACCAGTCTCGACGACGCATTGGCGGCTGTGGACGCCGGCGCGGACGCGCTCGGTTTCATGTTTTACGAAAAAAGTCCGCGCAGTGTTTCTCTCGAAACTGCCCGCGAGATCGCCCGCCAATTGCCGCCGTTCGTTGCAAAAGTCGGCGTCTTCGTGGACGCAGCCGAAGAAGTGGTTCGGAAACACGTCGCTGGGTGCGGCCTCGACACTTTGCAATTTCACGGCGACGAACCGCCGGAGTTCTGTGGGAAATTTTCGCCGCTCAAAGTCTATAAGGCGTTTCGGATCCAAAACCCGGACTCACTTCGAATGCTCCCGGCTTACAGGACCGACGCGTGGTTGCTGGACGGTTACGTGCCGGACAAGCTGGGCGGCTCGGGCGCAACGTTCAACTGGGGCCTCGCTGTCGAGGCGAAGAAACTTGGGCGGCCGATCATCCTCGCCGGAGGATTAACACCGGAGAATGTCGCCGACGCCGTGCGCAAAGCACAGCCTTACGCCGTGGATGTTTCCAGCGGAGTGGAATCGTCGCCGGGGAAGAAAGACCCCTCGAAGATGTGGAAATTTGTCGCAGCTGCAAAGGCAGCGGCGGAGCAAGTGGAAAAGTAA